In Zingiber officinale cultivar Zhangliang chromosome 6A, Zo_v1.1, whole genome shotgun sequence, a single genomic region encodes these proteins:
- the LOC121994940 gene encoding protein NEGATIVE REGULATOR OF RESISTANCE-like, which yields MDASSSQRKRRGGGDDRLPSKPRPACSSLSRGEKGPAASEEDVEEFFAILRRMRDVSQFVSVGRGTAASARWGPSFEWEDFFGGGAEKVAYEGGDGARAVTPAVDEEAKWPQGIDLNVDPGPEAEGVAVPSPLGEYTALSVLPPAVS from the coding sequence ATGGATGCATCCTCCTCTCAGCGGAAGCGACGCGGCGGCGGCGACGACCGTCTCCCCTCAAAGCCTCGGCCCGCTTGTTCATCGCTGTCGCGTGGAGAAAAGGGTCCCGCGGCGTCGGAGGAGGACGTGGAGGAGTTCTTCGCCATCCTGCGCCGAATGCGTGACGTGTCGCAGTTTGTGTCCGTTGGTCGAGGCACCGCGGCGTCGGCCAGGTGGGGTCCGTCGTTCGAGTGGGAGGACTTCTTCGGGGGCGGTGCCGAGAAGGTCGCCTACGAGGGGGGCGATGGAGCTCGAGCGGTGACGCCGGCGGTAGATGAAGAGGCGAAGTGGCCACAGGGCATCGACCTCAACGTCGATCCGGGGCCCGAGGCGGAGGGTGTGGCGGTGCCGAGCCCCCTCGGTGAGTATACCGCCCTCTCAGTGCTTCCTCCGGCTGTTTCCTAA